Within the Cherax quadricarinatus isolate ZL_2023a unplaced genomic scaffold, ASM3850222v1 Contig5714, whole genome shotgun sequence genome, the region ttatttggCTGCTCTCACACTGCAGTACAATCTGGTCCAATATACTGTACCAGAGGTCATATATGCTGCATTACCTAGCCATGTGAACCATCTAGTTGTATATACCATCTGTCATACACAACATCCAGTCATATGTACCGTTTGGTCGTATACACTATTTCCTGCACCCACACAACATCCTTACAATGAATACTctcctcaattttttttttgggctGACACTATTTCACTTGTAGTTCTCTATTTTTTCCTCACTTTCACATCCGTATGTCTGCAGAGGCAAGCCTCAATATTCCTACACATTATATCtcagtataaaaaaaatgcaATTGCTTCACATAAACAAGAGCCAAAATATATTTTGTACCCCCATTAGAGACGTACCTTCTTTGATGCTAGGTATTCCATGCCACGAGCTACTTGGCAGGCAAAGCTAACCAAGTCATTTTGTGTAATTGTATCTAGTTCCTGGCCAATTGCTCGTTCATAGCCAGAAGATGGTCTGTTGTTGCGGAGATAGTCACGCAAATTTCCATGAGCTGCATACTCAACGACAACATACAGAGGGCCATCTTGCTTACAGCATCCAAGTAGGTTAATGATATTGATATGTGTGCCAATCATTGTCATCCTTTCCATCTCTGACACCAAGTCCATTAATTCAGAGTCTGTGTGACCCTCTGTTGGACCAAGGCAAAAACAAATTAGTACTCTCCTTAAAAAACTcttggaaatatttttttttttcacaaatttGGAAGTTTGACAAACAAAATTTTTTAACAAAGCAGGGCACATGTAGTAAATACATGTATAGTTAAAAGTAAAGACTACAGAATTCTGGCAAAACAAAATACAAAGGTTTTAAATCACATTGACTATTTCCTACTAAGGAAGGGTCACCAAGAGAAGGAAGCAGATTCACTCTTACTATTCCTCATTCTGTCTCGAGTACAAACATCACATTCCCAATGACTGAACTGCAACCTTCATACCCTTCACAGTATACTGTACTTCTCAATGCCTACATCTTTTTAACCAGACTCTTACCTTTCAACATTTTGACTGCCACAGTTGTATTCATATCTGGTCTAAGGAAACCTTGTATTTCAGCTCTTACAACTTTCCCAAAGGCACCCTCTCCTAGAGTTTCTCCCATCACCAGCCTTGAACGTGGTAATTCCCAAGGAGTACCGAAAAGTAGCTCATATTCTGATATACTTGCTATTTCAGACCCATGTTCCAGGTCAATGGCACGTCTCTTTTCCTTTTGACATTTCTTCCAGACAAAGGAAGCCATGATGCTAGCAATTACCATAACAGAAAGTAAAACTACCCCCAGGATGAGAATAGCATGAGATTCAGCATCTGCAAGGATGGGCTCCGCTGAAAAAATGACAGTACACTGTAAGCACCACCACCCAAATTAAATCTGTAAGATGTACATTACTGTACATGGAAAGAAATATCCTGAATTTTAATCCAATCACTAATGTTTACTATCAATCTTTGTCTTAAGAGAGAATTCACGTCATTTGCCCTCTCCATATTTTGCAGATGTCAGCCTTT harbors:
- the LOC128705106 gene encoding fibroblast growth factor receptor homolog 1-like isoform X1, which translates into the protein MEDRQVVVLTNVTENDAGWCTDIAANSLGTSSSTAYLNVMEAEPILADAESHAILILGVVLLSVMVIASIMASFVWKKCQKEKRRAIDLEHGSEIASISEYELLFGTPWELPRSRLVMGETLGEGAFGKVVRAEIQGFLRPDMNTTVAVKMLKEGHTDSELMDLVSEMERMTMIGTHINIINLLGCCKQDGPLYVVVEYAAHGNLRDYLRNNRPSSGYERAIGQELDTITQNDLVSFACQVARGMEYLASKKVRL
- the LOC128705106 gene encoding fibroblast growth factor receptor homolog 1-like isoform X2, whose translation is MEDRQVVVLTNVTENDAGWCTDIAANSLGTSSSTAYLNVMEDAESHAILILGVVLLSVMVIASIMASFVWKKCQKEKRRAIDLEHGSEIASISEYELLFGTPWELPRSRLVMGETLGEGAFGKVVRAEIQGFLRPDMNTTVAVKMLKEGHTDSELMDLVSEMERMTMIGTHINIINLLGCCKQDGPLYVVVEYAAHGNLRDYLRNNRPSSGYERAIGQELDTITQNDLVSFACQVARGMEYLASKKVRL